The proteins below are encoded in one region of Planctopirus limnophila DSM 3776:
- the hmpA gene encoding NO-inducible flavohemoprotein, translating to MLSSATLSVVRSTAPALAEHAQSITKQFYQLMLTEHPELWAYFNPAHQQSGRQSMALANAIVAYATHIENLAVLLPAVELIAQKHCSLGVQPEHYPIVGKYLLRAIRDVLGGAATDDVLTAWGEAYQLLADILIEREAAIYSEQQSQPGGWKGYRTFVVERKVPECETITSFYLKPADHQSLPEFKPGQYITVKLPPQSKGFRSSEEGGTGEFPRGLLSPRNYSLSDQPGKDYFRISVKREAAREEIAPVDGLVSNHLHDGIHEGDHLEVGPPCGEFSIDPALAAQKRLVFVAGGVGITPLLSMLKTVIAEQPQQPIRFIVLTRNSGSHSHRQELIDLATRCPQLKLHLHYSQPLENDRQEDGFHTQGPVNQNLLKELLATQATETEYYFCGPSALMQEIISALSELQIDPSRIHYEFFGPKVALTIA from the coding sequence ATGCTTTCATCGGCCACACTTTCGGTTGTTCGCTCGACGGCACCAGCCCTGGCAGAACATGCCCAGAGTATTACCAAGCAATTCTATCAACTCATGCTCACAGAGCATCCTGAACTCTGGGCCTATTTCAACCCGGCTCATCAGCAAAGCGGGCGGCAATCCATGGCTCTTGCCAATGCGATTGTGGCCTATGCGACGCATATCGAGAATCTGGCAGTGCTTTTGCCAGCGGTCGAACTCATTGCCCAGAAGCATTGCTCTCTGGGTGTTCAACCGGAGCATTACCCGATTGTGGGGAAGTATCTGCTGCGGGCGATTCGCGATGTTCTGGGAGGTGCCGCGACTGATGATGTCCTGACGGCCTGGGGAGAAGCTTACCAGTTGCTGGCAGACATTCTGATTGAACGTGAAGCGGCCATTTACAGCGAGCAGCAGTCTCAACCCGGGGGCTGGAAGGGCTATCGTACTTTCGTAGTCGAACGGAAGGTTCCCGAATGCGAAACCATTACGTCGTTCTATCTGAAGCCAGCCGATCATCAGTCTTTGCCGGAATTCAAGCCGGGGCAATACATTACGGTTAAGCTTCCGCCTCAAAGCAAAGGTTTCAGATCGTCAGAAGAAGGGGGAACTGGAGAGTTTCCACGCGGACTGCTCTCTCCTCGCAACTACAGCCTTTCCGATCAGCCGGGGAAGGATTACTTCCGGATCAGCGTCAAACGAGAGGCCGCTCGTGAGGAAATTGCTCCGGTCGATGGGCTGGTCTCCAATCATCTGCACGACGGCATTCACGAAGGTGATCATCTGGAAGTGGGCCCCCCATGTGGCGAATTCTCCATCGATCCAGCCCTCGCAGCCCAGAAACGACTTGTCTTTGTGGCGGGTGGAGTTGGAATCACGCCACTCCTCTCAATGCTCAAAACTGTGATTGCGGAACAGCCTCAACAACCAATCCGTTTCATTGTGCTGACGAGAAACAGCGGGTCACATTCCCATCGACAGGAACTCATCGATCTGGCGACTCGATGCCCACAACTGAAACTGCATCTGCACTACAGCCAGCCGCTGGAAAATGATCGACAAGAAGACGGCTTTCATACACAAGGCCCTGTCAATCAGAACCTGTTGAAGGAACTTCTGGCCACGCAGGCGACAGAGACGGAGTACTATTTCTGTGGACCTTCTGCACTGATGCAGGAGATTATCTCAGCACTTTCGGAACTGCAGATCGATCCATCGCGAATCCATTATGAATTCTTTGGCCCAAAGGTCGCGCTCACCATCGCCTGA
- a CDS encoding MATE family efflux transporter, producing MAKPQSVDGIPTDVRNPAADSHAPLSNASVEEVSPVQLVNTTSSPREAERQTSLPDHLSSAGAHRAVILLAWPVLLEQVLHFSVGFFDVYLSGRLGQEETAAIGMAAYVSWLGSMIFGLVGVGATALIARFWGAHQFDEARTIISRAMALAICLGISVSCVLFTMAPGIVWLLGLSGESVQIGVTYLRIDAIGQIFSAWVLVGAASLRGAGDMRTPLYVLCLTSVVNIVLSTTFVYGLGPVPTLGVNGIVYGTVCAQFTGALLMAWFLTSGRTVLQIVYKEFLIRRESTWRLMRIGGPAALDGVATFTGHFLFLMIISRLTDGEAAFAAHIIGVRVEALSYLPAVAFGIASGSLAGRYLGAQRPDLARACGFAAVGQAVAYAALMSVLFFTFAPQIYAQMHIDPLVQTIGVDPFRLMACYQIPNAILIVLVSTLRGSGDTRFPLWCAFLGTFFVRVPLAWYLGIGLNYGLFGAWIGMGADNILRCGLISWRYLAGRWIHVKV from the coding sequence TTGGCAAAACCACAATCTGTTGACGGCATCCCGACTGATGTTCGAAATCCAGCGGCTGATTCTCACGCTCCTCTTTCCAACGCTTCAGTGGAAGAGGTTTCTCCAGTGCAGCTGGTGAACACCACTTCCTCGCCACGAGAAGCTGAGCGGCAAACTTCGTTGCCCGATCATCTCTCCTCGGCGGGTGCCCATCGCGCCGTCATTTTGCTTGCCTGGCCAGTCCTGTTAGAGCAGGTGCTGCATTTTTCGGTCGGGTTCTTCGATGTCTACCTTTCTGGTCGACTGGGGCAGGAGGAAACCGCCGCCATTGGCATGGCGGCTTATGTCAGTTGGCTGGGTTCGATGATTTTCGGCCTGGTCGGAGTGGGAGCCACCGCACTCATCGCCAGGTTCTGGGGAGCCCATCAATTTGATGAAGCCCGCACGATCATTTCGAGAGCCATGGCACTGGCGATCTGCCTGGGGATATCGGTTTCTTGCGTCCTGTTCACAATGGCCCCCGGCATTGTCTGGCTGTTAGGACTCTCGGGAGAATCCGTCCAGATTGGTGTGACTTACCTGAGAATCGACGCCATCGGTCAGATCTTTTCCGCCTGGGTGCTGGTGGGAGCAGCGAGTCTGCGAGGCGCCGGCGATATGCGCACTCCGCTCTATGTGCTCTGTCTCACAAGTGTCGTTAACATCGTCCTTTCCACAACCTTTGTCTATGGCTTGGGGCCTGTTCCCACGCTGGGAGTCAATGGGATCGTCTACGGAACCGTCTGTGCCCAATTCACTGGCGCTCTGCTCATGGCCTGGTTTCTGACATCTGGCAGAACAGTCCTCCAGATCGTCTACAAAGAGTTTCTGATCCGGCGGGAAAGCACCTGGCGACTGATGCGCATCGGCGGGCCTGCTGCTCTTGATGGCGTCGCCACCTTCACGGGACACTTTCTGTTTCTCATGATTATATCCCGACTCACCGACGGAGAAGCGGCCTTTGCGGCTCATATTATCGGCGTGCGAGTGGAAGCGTTGTCGTATCTGCCAGCAGTCGCCTTTGGTATTGCCAGCGGAAGCCTGGCCGGTCGCTACCTTGGTGCACAACGACCCGATCTGGCTCGTGCCTGTGGCTTTGCTGCTGTCGGTCAGGCCGTCGCATATGCCGCCCTGATGTCCGTCCTGTTCTTTACTTTCGCACCGCAGATCTACGCCCAGATGCACATTGACCCGCTCGTGCAGACAATTGGCGTCGATCCCTTCAGACTGATGGCCTGCTATCAGATTCCAAACGCGATTCTGATTGTCCTGGTCAGTACCTTGCGGGGTTCGGGAGATACAAGGTTTCCCCTATGGTGCGCCTTTCTGGGGACTTTCTTTGTCAGAGTCCCCTTGGCGTGGTATCTGGGAATTGGTCTTAACTACGGCTTGTTTGGTGCCTGGATCGGCATGGGAGCTGATAACATTCTTCGATGTGGCCTGATCAGTTGGCGCTACCTGGCCGGGCGATGGATTCATGTCAAAGTCTAG